A single Perca flavescens isolate YP-PL-M2 chromosome 2, PFLA_1.0, whole genome shotgun sequence DNA region contains:
- the tmed1b gene encoding transmembrane emp24 domain-containing protein 1b, with translation MDLLRRKEGCEGRLLVLAVVFWWCLGSVSCFGQNLDSEFTFLLQAGRSECFFQTAIKNGTMEVEYQVIAGAGMDVDFTIISPEGIHLIFESRRSDGVHVVEPTVEGDYEICFDNSFSRFSEKMVFFEIIIEGQGGDVGGDEEWLGVEEPDGSLLEYKLEDIRESMDSLHRRLERSRQMQTVLRAFEARDRNLLEDNLWRVSFWSCACVLVMLCVALTQVYTVRKLFDDKRRVCT, from the exons ATGGATCTTCTCCGTAGGAAAGAGGGATGCGAAGGACGACTGCTTGTCCTTGCAGTAGTGTTCTGGTGGTGTTTAGGATCTGTGAGCTGTTTCGGACAGAACCTAGACAGCGAGTTCACGTTTCTGCTACAAGCCGGAAGATCCGAGTGTTTCTTTCAAACAGCAATAAAGAATGGTACGATGGAGGTCGAATATCag GTGATAGCAGGTGCTGGTATGGATGTAGACTTCACCATCATCTCTCCAGAAGGCATCCACCTCATCTTTGAGTCTCGGCGCTCTGACGGAGTCCACGT GGTGGAGCCTACGGTGGAGGGAGACTATGAAATCTGCTTTGACAACAGCTTCAGTCGCTTCTCAGAGAAGATGGTGTTCTTCGAGATCATCATCGAGGGTCAAGGAGGAGATGTGGGTGGAGATGAAGAGTGGCTGGGAGTAGAGGAGCCCGATGGAAGCCTCCTGGAGTACAAGCTGGAGGACATCCGG GAGTCCATGGACTCTCTGCACAGACGCTTGGAGCGCAGCCGGCAGATGCAGACGGTGTTGCGGGCTTTTGAGGCACGGGATCGAAACCTTCTGGAAGACAACCTGTGGAGGGTCTCATTCTGGTCCTGTGCCTGTGTACTGGTGATGCTGTGTGTGGCCCTTACCCAG GTTTACACTGTCCGTAAACTGTTCGACGATAAGCGGAGGGTCTGCACATAG